From a single Hevea brasiliensis isolate MT/VB/25A 57/8 unplaced genomic scaffold, ASM3005281v1 Scaf1, whole genome shotgun sequence genomic region:
- the LOC110648701 gene encoding proline-rich receptor-like protein kinase PERK10 isoform X3, with protein MSRTLAAILGGAAGVVALVGMVIFLIWFCLSHKKSVSRTSETGSSEPSQGGRHVGVELSIREARRFEMEELSLAAKNFNDKNLIGVGKFGEVYKGLLNDGMLVAIKKRSGAPSPEFVDEVRYLSPIQHRNLVTLLGYCQESNQQFLIYEYIPSGSVSSHLYGPGRVSDGKLEFKLRLSIALGAAKGPSSQVTADDIFLAPEVKEFRRFSDKSDVFSFGVFLLELLHGQEATESPSPDSSQNLVEWVQNTEDYSVFASIVDQKLGTSFTAEGMEEFIQLIVRCLEPSSERRPAMSYVVMELDRILEKEMSLTTVMGEGTPTVTLGSQLFKASK; from the exons ATGTCAAGGACTCTTGCAGCCATATTAGGAGGTGCTGCAGGAGTCGTGGCATTGGTGGGGATGGTTATCTTTCTTATATGGTTCTGCCTATCTCACAAGAAGAGTGTTTCAAGAACTTCTGAGACAGGGTCTTCTGAACCATCTCAAG GAGGAAGGCATGTTGGGGTTGAGTTGTCCATTCGAGAAGCAAGGCGTTTTGAGATGGAAGAATTATCTCTTGCtgcaaaaaattttaatgataaaaatttGATTGGGGTAGGAAAATTTGGGGAAGTATATAAGGGTTTGCTTAATGATGGGATGCTTGTGGCTATCAAAAAGCGATCTGGAGCACCTAGCCCTGAATTTGTTGATGAG GTGCGCTACCTTTCACCTATTCAGCATCGGAATCTTGTGACTCTTTTGGGCTACTGCCAGGAAAGTAATCAACAGTTTCTCATATACGAGTATATACCTAGTGGGAGTGTTTCCAGTCACTTGTATG GACCTGGTCGTGTTTCAGATGGGAAGCTAGAATTCAAGCTTAGACTTTCAATAGCTCTTGGTGCAGCTAAAG GTCCATCTTCACAAGTGACAGCAGATGACATATTTCTTGCGCCAGA GGTGAAAGAGTTCAGAAGATTTTCTGATAAAAGTGATGTATTCAGTTTTGGCGTATTCCTTCTGGAGTTACTACACGGACAGGAAGCAACAGAATCGCCATCTCCAGACTCCAGCCAAAACCTGGTTGAATGG GTTCAAAATACTGAGGACTACAGTGTTTTTGCTAGCATTGTTGATCAAAAATTGGGAACTAGCTTCACAGCTGAAGGCATGGAGGAGTTCATACAACTGATAGTCCGATGCCTGGAACCTTCAAGCGAGAGGCGACCTGCCATGAGTTACGTGGTGATGGAACTCGATCGGATACTCGAGAAAGAGATGAGCTTAACAACAGTAATGGGGGAAGGAACCCCAACTGTGACTCTTGGAAGCCAACTATTTAAAGCATCAAAATAA
- the LOC110648701 gene encoding proline-rich receptor-like protein kinase PERK10 isoform X1 — MSRTLAAILGGAAGVVALVGMVIFLIWFCLSHKKSVSRTSETGSSEPSQGGRHVGVELSIREARRFEMEELSLAAKNFNDKNLIGVGKFGEVYKGLLNDGMLVAIKKRSGAPSPEFVDEVRYLSPIQHRNLVTLLGYCQESNQQFLIYEYIPSGSVSSHLYGPGRVSDGKLEFKLRLSIALGAAKGLAHLHSQSPRLLHKDFKTANVLVDENFIAKVADAGLRNFLGHVDVAGPSSQVTADDIFLAPEVKEFRRFSDKSDVFSFGVFLLELLHGQEATESPSPDSSQNLVEWVQNTEDYSVFASIVDQKLGTSFTAEGMEEFIQLIVRCLEPSSERRPAMSYVVMELDRILEKEMSLTTVMGEGTPTVTLGSQLFKASK, encoded by the exons ATGTCAAGGACTCTTGCAGCCATATTAGGAGGTGCTGCAGGAGTCGTGGCATTGGTGGGGATGGTTATCTTTCTTATATGGTTCTGCCTATCTCACAAGAAGAGTGTTTCAAGAACTTCTGAGACAGGGTCTTCTGAACCATCTCAAG GAGGAAGGCATGTTGGGGTTGAGTTGTCCATTCGAGAAGCAAGGCGTTTTGAGATGGAAGAATTATCTCTTGCtgcaaaaaattttaatgataaaaatttGATTGGGGTAGGAAAATTTGGGGAAGTATATAAGGGTTTGCTTAATGATGGGATGCTTGTGGCTATCAAAAAGCGATCTGGAGCACCTAGCCCTGAATTTGTTGATGAG GTGCGCTACCTTTCACCTATTCAGCATCGGAATCTTGTGACTCTTTTGGGCTACTGCCAGGAAAGTAATCAACAGTTTCTCATATACGAGTATATACCTAGTGGGAGTGTTTCCAGTCACTTGTATG GACCTGGTCGTGTTTCAGATGGGAAGCTAGAATTCAAGCTTAGACTTTCAATAGCTCTTGGTGCAGCTAAAG GTTTGGCTCATCTTCACTCTCAGAGTCCCCGTTTGTTACACAAGGATTTCAAAACAGCCAATGTTCTTGTAGATGAAAATTTTATTGCTAAGGTTGCAGATGCAGGACTTCGTAATTTCCTGGGACATGTCGATGTTGCAGGTCCATCTTCACAAGTGACAGCAGATGACATATTTCTTGCGCCAGA GGTGAAAGAGTTCAGAAGATTTTCTGATAAAAGTGATGTATTCAGTTTTGGCGTATTCCTTCTGGAGTTACTACACGGACAGGAAGCAACAGAATCGCCATCTCCAGACTCCAGCCAAAACCTGGTTGAATGG GTTCAAAATACTGAGGACTACAGTGTTTTTGCTAGCATTGTTGATCAAAAATTGGGAACTAGCTTCACAGCTGAAGGCATGGAGGAGTTCATACAACTGATAGTCCGATGCCTGGAACCTTCAAGCGAGAGGCGACCTGCCATGAGTTACGTGGTGATGGAACTCGATCGGATACTCGAGAAAGAGATGAGCTTAACAACAGTAATGGGGGAAGGAACCCCAACTGTGACTCTTGGAAGCCAACTATTTAAAGCATCAAAATAA
- the LOC110648701 gene encoding proline-rich receptor-like protein kinase PERK8 isoform X2, whose product MNLRFLEIWLHYFSGNTGGRHVGVELSIREARRFEMEELSLAAKNFNDKNLIGVGKFGEVYKGLLNDGMLVAIKKRSGAPSPEFVDEVRYLSPIQHRNLVTLLGYCQESNQQFLIYEYIPSGSVSSHLYGPGRVSDGKLEFKLRLSIALGAAKGLAHLHSQSPRLLHKDFKTANVLVDENFIAKVADAGLRNFLGHVDVAGPSSQVTADDIFLAPEVKEFRRFSDKSDVFSFGVFLLELLHGQEATESPSPDSSQNLVEWVQNTEDYSVFASIVDQKLGTSFTAEGMEEFIQLIVRCLEPSSERRPAMSYVVMELDRILEKEMSLTTVMGEGTPTVTLGSQLFKASK is encoded by the exons ATGAATCTGAGATTTCTGGAGATCTGGCTGCATTATTTCTCTGGGAATACAG GAGGAAGGCATGTTGGGGTTGAGTTGTCCATTCGAGAAGCAAGGCGTTTTGAGATGGAAGAATTATCTCTTGCtgcaaaaaattttaatgataaaaatttGATTGGGGTAGGAAAATTTGGGGAAGTATATAAGGGTTTGCTTAATGATGGGATGCTTGTGGCTATCAAAAAGCGATCTGGAGCACCTAGCCCTGAATTTGTTGATGAG GTGCGCTACCTTTCACCTATTCAGCATCGGAATCTTGTGACTCTTTTGGGCTACTGCCAGGAAAGTAATCAACAGTTTCTCATATACGAGTATATACCTAGTGGGAGTGTTTCCAGTCACTTGTATG GACCTGGTCGTGTTTCAGATGGGAAGCTAGAATTCAAGCTTAGACTTTCAATAGCTCTTGGTGCAGCTAAAG GTTTGGCTCATCTTCACTCTCAGAGTCCCCGTTTGTTACACAAGGATTTCAAAACAGCCAATGTTCTTGTAGATGAAAATTTTATTGCTAAGGTTGCAGATGCAGGACTTCGTAATTTCCTGGGACATGTCGATGTTGCAGGTCCATCTTCACAAGTGACAGCAGATGACATATTTCTTGCGCCAGA GGTGAAAGAGTTCAGAAGATTTTCTGATAAAAGTGATGTATTCAGTTTTGGCGTATTCCTTCTGGAGTTACTACACGGACAGGAAGCAACAGAATCGCCATCTCCAGACTCCAGCCAAAACCTGGTTGAATGG GTTCAAAATACTGAGGACTACAGTGTTTTTGCTAGCATTGTTGATCAAAAATTGGGAACTAGCTTCACAGCTGAAGGCATGGAGGAGTTCATACAACTGATAGTCCGATGCCTGGAACCTTCAAGCGAGAGGCGACCTGCCATGAGTTACGTGGTGATGGAACTCGATCGGATACTCGAGAAAGAGATGAGCTTAACAACAGTAATGGGGGAAGGAACCCCAACTGTGACTCTTGGAAGCCAACTATTTAAAGCATCAAAATAA